In one Cronobacter dublinensis subsp. dublinensis LMG 23823 genomic region, the following are encoded:
- the rapA gene encoding RNA polymerase-associated protein RapA, whose protein sequence is MPFTLGQRWISDTESELGLGTVVAIDARMVTLLFPATGENRLYARNDSPVTRVMFNPGDTVTSHEGWQLKVAEVKEENGLLIYIGTRLDTLEENVTLREVFLDSKLVFSKPQDRLFAGQIDRMDRFALRFRARKYQSEQYRMPWSGLRGQRTNLIPHQLNIANDVGRRHAPRVLLADEVGLGKTIEAGMIIHQQLLAGAAERVLIVVPETLQHQWLVEMLRRFNLRFSLFDDERYTEAQHESDNPFDTEQLVICSLDFVRRNKQRLEHLCDAEWDLLVVDEAHHLVWSEDAPSREYQAIEQLAERVAGVLLLTATPEQLGMESHFARLRLLDPSRFHDFAQFVEEQQNYRPVADAVALLLAGTHLSDEQLNTLSELIGEQDIEPLLQTANSDRDGAGAARQELVSMLMDRHGTSRVLFRNTRNGVKGFPQRELHTIKLPLPTQYQTAIKVSGIMGARKSAEERARDMLYPEQIYQEFEGDSGTWWNFDPRVEWLMGYLTSHRSQKVLVICAKAATALQLEQVLREREGIRAAVFHEGMSIIERDRAAAWFAEEDTGAQVLLCSEIGSEGRNFQFASQLVMFDLPFNPDLLEQRIGRLDRIGQAHDIQIHVPYLEKTAQSVLVRWYHEGLDAFEHTCPTGRAIYDSVYEQLIGYLAAPENTEGFDDLIQACRKQHDELKAQLEQGRDRLLEIHSNGGEKAQQLADAIAEQDDDTGLVNFAMNLFDIVGINQDDRGEHMIVLTPSDHMLVPDFPGLPEDGCTITFSRDVALSREDAQFITWEHPLIRNGLDLILSGDTGSCTISLLKNKALPVGTLLLELIYVVEAKAPKQLQLNRFLPPTPVRMLLDKNGNNLAGQVEFESFNRQLSAVNRHTGSKLVNAVQQEVHAIIQGGEAQVEKAARELIDAARQEADDKLTAELSRLEALRAVNPNIRDDELAAIEQNRQQVLENLNQASWRLDALRLIVVTHQ, encoded by the coding sequence TCGACGCCCGCATGGTGACCCTGCTTTTCCCGGCTACCGGTGAAAATCGTCTGTATGCCCGAAATGACTCCCCGGTCACTCGCGTGATGTTCAACCCCGGCGATACCGTGACCAGCCACGAAGGCTGGCAGTTGAAAGTGGCTGAAGTAAAGGAAGAGAACGGCTTACTTATTTATATCGGCACCCGTCTGGATACGCTTGAGGAAAATGTCACGCTGCGCGAAGTGTTCCTCGACAGCAAGCTGGTGTTCAGCAAACCGCAGGACCGTCTGTTCGCCGGTCAGATTGACCGCATGGACCGTTTCGCCCTGCGCTTTCGCGCCCGCAAATACCAGAGCGAACAGTACCGGATGCCGTGGAGCGGCCTGCGCGGCCAGCGCACTAACCTTATCCCGCACCAGCTGAATATCGCCAACGACGTGGGCCGCCGCCATGCGCCGCGCGTCCTGCTGGCGGACGAAGTAGGCCTCGGCAAAACCATCGAAGCCGGGATGATCATTCATCAGCAGCTGCTTGCGGGCGCTGCCGAGCGCGTGCTGATTGTCGTGCCGGAAACGCTCCAGCACCAGTGGCTGGTGGAGATGCTGCGCCGCTTCAACCTGCGTTTTTCGCTGTTCGACGACGAGCGCTATACCGAAGCCCAGCACGAATCTGACAACCCGTTCGACACCGAACAGCTGGTCATCTGCTCGCTCGATTTCGTGCGCCGTAATAAGCAGCGCCTTGAGCACCTGTGCGACGCCGAGTGGGACCTGCTGGTGGTGGACGAAGCGCACCACCTGGTCTGGAGCGAGGACGCGCCGAGCCGCGAATATCAGGCGATTGAACAACTGGCCGAACGCGTGGCGGGCGTGCTGCTGCTGACCGCGACGCCGGAACAGCTCGGCATGGAGAGCCACTTCGCGCGCCTGCGCCTGCTGGACCCGAGCCGTTTCCACGATTTCGCGCAGTTTGTCGAAGAGCAGCAGAACTACCGCCCGGTGGCGGACGCCGTCGCGCTGCTGCTGGCGGGCACGCACCTTAGCGATGAACAGCTCAACACCTTAAGCGAGCTGATTGGCGAGCAGGATATCGAGCCGCTGCTGCAAACCGCCAACAGCGACCGCGACGGCGCTGGTGCCGCGCGTCAGGAGCTGGTCTCAATGCTGATGGACCGCCACGGCACCAGCCGTGTGCTGTTCCGTAACACCCGCAACGGCGTGAAAGGCTTCCCGCAGCGCGAGCTGCACACCATTAAGCTGCCGCTGCCGACCCAGTACCAGACCGCCATTAAAGTCTCCGGCATCATGGGCGCGCGTAAATCTGCCGAAGAACGCGCGCGCGATATGCTCTACCCTGAGCAGATTTATCAGGAGTTTGAAGGCGACAGCGGCACCTGGTGGAACTTCGACCCGCGCGTGGAGTGGCTGATGGGCTACCTCACCAGCCATCGCTCGCAAAAAGTGCTGGTGATCTGCGCCAAAGCGGCCACCGCGCTGCAGCTGGAGCAGGTGCTGCGCGAGCGCGAAGGCATCCGCGCCGCCGTGTTCCATGAAGGCATGTCGATTATCGAGCGCGACCGCGCGGCGGCCTGGTTTGCCGAAGAAGATACCGGCGCGCAGGTGCTGCTGTGCTCGGAAATCGGCTCCGAAGGGCGCAACTTCCAGTTCGCAAGCCAGCTGGTGATGTTCGACTTGCCGTTCAACCCCGATCTGCTGGAGCAACGTATCGGCCGTCTGGATCGTATCGGCCAGGCGCACGATATTCAGATCCACGTGCCGTACCTCGAAAAAACCGCGCAGTCGGTGCTGGTGCGCTGGTATCACGAAGGCCTGGACGCGTTCGAGCATACCTGCCCGACCGGCCGCGCCATCTACGACAGCGTTTATGAGCAGCTGATTGGTTATCTGGCCGCGCCGGAAAACACCGAGGGCTTTGACGACCTCATTCAGGCGTGCCGCAAACAGCATGATGAACTGAAAGCGCAGCTGGAACAGGGCCGCGATCGCCTGCTGGAGATCCACTCCAACGGCGGCGAAAAAGCCCAGCAGCTCGCTGACGCCATCGCCGAACAGGATGACGATACGGGGCTTGTGAACTTCGCCATGAACCTGTTCGACATCGTGGGCATTAATCAGGACGACCGCGGCGAGCATATGATTGTGCTGACGCCGTCCGATCACATGCTGGTGCCGGATTTCCCTGGCCTGCCGGAAGATGGCTGCACCATCACCTTTAGCCGTGACGTGGCGCTGTCGCGCGAAGACGCGCAGTTCATCACCTGGGAGCATCCGCTTATCCGCAACGGTCTGGATCTTATCCTCTCCGGCGATACTGGCAGTTGCACGATTTCTCTGCTGAAGAACAAGGCGCTGCCGGTCGGCACGCTGCTGCTGGAGCTTATCTACGTGGTGGAAGCCAAAGCGCCGAAGCAGCTGCAGCTCAACCGCTTCCTGCCGCCGACGCCGGTGCGCATGCTGCTCGATAAAAACGGCAATAACCTGGCAGGCCAGGTGGAGTTTGAAAGCTTCAACCGCCAGCTGAGCGCCGTTAACCGCCACACCGGCAGCAAGCTGGTGAATGCGGTACAGCAGGAAGTGCACGCGATCATTCAGGGCGGCGAAGCCCAGGTGGAAAAAGCGGCCCGCGAGCTTATCGACGCGGCGCGCCAGGAAGCCGATGACAAGCTCACCGCCGAACTGTCGCGCCTCGAAGCGCTGCGCGCCGTGAACCCGAACATTCGCGACGACGAGCTGGCGGCTATCGAGCAAAACCGCCAGCAGGTGCTGGAGAATCTCAACCAGGCGAGCTGGCGGCTGGATGCGCTGCGTCTCATCGTGGTGACCCACCAGTAA